AAAAAAGCTACGTTTTCAATCTGGGCTTTATTGGCATTCTTACGGGCCAAATCGAGCATGGCATCGGTCATATCAACCCCATACACAAAGCCCGTTGGCCCAACTTGTTTGGCAGCGAGCAATACATCTAACCCGCCACCAGAGCCAAGATCAAGCACGACTTGGCCTGGTTGCAAAGCGGCCCGTACAACCGGATTGCCACAGCCACGCGTGCTGTTGACAGCGGTTACGGGCAAATCGGCGGTTGCTGTATCACGGTAGAGCGTGCTGCTCAGCGAAATATCATGGCTGGTGCTGCAACAACTGGTTTTTGGCTGCTCCTGCTGAACTTGCTCGGCCCATTCGCCGTAATAGGCTTGGACTGTGGCTTTAATCGATTGATCGTTCATGATCTATTCCTTCCATTGAAAAAATTCAATCTTGCTAGCAAAAAAATCAAACTAAGTGTTTAACCATCAAGGTTGCGCTGCTACAAATGCTGCCCCACTGCACTGAGGCATGCAAGCGCGAATCGGCCTCGGCTCGTTCGATTGGCTGGTAGCCGTGAGCAGCAAAAAATTTTGCCGCGCTGGTGGTTAAAAGATAGAGTGTTTGCAAGCCCTGTTGTTGTGCTTGTTGCTCCAAAGCCGCCAGCAACGCCGCACCCAAGCCTTGGTTTTGGCGATCTGGCGTAACTGCGACCGAGCGCAATAAGCCAATCTCGCCATACAACTCAAGTGCCCCACCCGCTTGTAGATT
This portion of the Herpetosiphon gulosus genome encodes:
- a CDS encoding GNAT family N-acetyltransferase produces the protein MQLEPITSDQQPIFEHLLNTVGLDNEGLAMAQAYGWWQNANLQAGGALELYGEIGLLRSVAVTPDRQNQGLGAALLAALEQQAQQQGLQTLYLLTTSAAKFFAAHGYQPIERAEADSRLHASVQWGSICSSATLMVKHLV